Proteins encoded in a region of the Phaenicophaeus curvirostris isolate KB17595 chromosome 1, BPBGC_Pcur_1.0, whole genome shotgun sequence genome:
- the RAP1B gene encoding ras-related protein Rap-1b, whose amino-acid sequence MREYKLVVLGSGGVGKSALTVQFVQGIFVEKYDPTIEDSYRKQVEVDAQQCMLEILDTAGTEQFTAMRDLYMKNGQGFALVYSITAQSTFNDLQDLREQILRVKDTDDVPMILVGNKCDLEDERVVGKEQGQNLARQWNNCAFLESSAKSKINVNEIFYDLVRQINRKTPVPGKARKKSSCQLL is encoded by the exons ATGCGTGAATACAAGCTAGTGGTTCTTGGTTCTGGAGGTGTTGGAAAGTCTGCTTTG ACTGTACAGTTTGTTCAAGGAATATTTGTTGAAAAATACGATCCTACGATAGAAGACTCCTACAGAAAG CAAGTTGAAGTAGATGCACAACAGTGTATGCTTGAAATCTTAGATACTGCAGGAACG gaaCAGTTTACAGCAATGAGAGACCTATACATGAAAAATGGACAAGGTTTTGCATTAGTATATTCCATCACAGCACAGTCCACATTTAATGATTTACAGGATCTAAGAGAACAGATTCTTCGGGTCAAAGACACTGATGAT GTGCCTATGATTCTGGTTGGCAATAAGTGTGACTTGGAAGATGAAAGAGTTGTGGGAAAGGAACAAGGTCAGAACCTAGCAAGGCAATGGAATAACTGTGCATTCTTAGAGTCTTCTGCAAAATCAAAGATAAATGTTAATGAG ATCTTTTATGACCTTGTGCgacaaattaacagaaaaactcCAGTGCCTGGAAAAGCACGCAAAAAGTCATCATGTCAGCTACTTTAA